The nucleotide sequence CAACTCCACGTCATGTTCGGACACCGCCTGTGTCATGTTGTGACAGCTTTCGAAACGCGCCCCCTCTGTACGCCTCTGCCGCGACTAGCGTCCGGGGGCCATGGGACACCTTGACCACGCGGCCTTCGGCTGGCTGACTCCGGTGCTTTCGTACGCGATGGCATGCATCGGCGCCGCGCTCGGCCTGCGCTGCACGGTGCGTGCGCTGGCGACGACCGGCCGGGCGCGGCGCAACTGGCTGATCACGGCCGCTTCGGCGATCGGGACCGGCATCTGGACCATGCACTTCGTGGCCATGCTCGGCTTCCGCGTCAGCGGTACCGACATCCGCTACGACGTGCCGCTGACGATCCTGAGCCTCGTCGTCGCCATGGTCGTCGTCTGCGCGGGCGTCTTCGCCGTCGGCTACAGCAAGGACCGCAACCGGGCCCTCTTGATCGGCGGCCTCACCACCGGCCTCGGTGTCGCGAGCATGCACTACCTCGGCATGGCCGCGGTCCGGCTGCACGGGGACGTGACCTACGATCCCGTCCTCGTCGGGCTGTCGATCGTGATCGCGGTGGTGGCCGCGACGGCGGCGCTGTGGGCGGGCCTCAACATCAAGTCGCCGCTCGCGGTCACCCTCGCCTCCCTGGTCATGGGGGCGGCCGTCAGCAGCATGCACTACAGCGGCATGTTCGCGGTGAGCGTCGATGTCAGCCCCTCCGGCGCGACCCTGCCGGGAGCCACGGCCATGCAGTTCATCTTCCCGCTCGCCGTGGGCCTCGGCTCCTACCTCTTCATCACCTCGGCCTTCGTCGCCCTCTCGCCCACGGCGGACGAGCGCCAGGCGTCCGCCACGGCCCAACGGCCCGTCGAGAGCACCGCCCGCTAGCGGAAGCCCGGCCGTCGATCCCCGACCCACTGCCCGAGCGAGGAGGCCATGCGCCCACCCCGTAGCACCCCGAAAGCCGGACCACCGGCGCAGTCCACGACCCCGCTACGCGGCCGACGCGCGCATGCCGGGCCACCGGCCGACGAGGGCGCGGACGCCTTCGCCGACCTCTCGCCGGACTACGCGCCCGTGCGCGCGGGCCGCTGGCACATGCGCCCCCGGACCGTGCGCGCCAAGGTGGTCTGCCTCCTGATGGTGCCGGTGGTCTCCCTGCTCGCGCTCTGGGCGTACGCCACCGTGACTACCGCTCAGGACGTCTCCGAACTGCGCCGGTCCCAGCGCGTCGACGCCGAGCTGCGCACTCCCGTCGCGGTCGCCGTGGCCGCGCTGCAGGCGGAGCGGGTTGCCGCCGTGCGGTACGCCGCCGCACCGGACGCGGCACGCGGTAACGACCTCCGAGGCCTCGCCGCCACCACCGACCGGGCGGTGGCCGAGCTGCGGCTCGGCGACGACAGCACCGTCGCCGCCGGCCAGCAGCTCCCCGCCGGTGTCGGCACCCGCCTGGAGACCTTCGTCGGCGGCGCCGAGCAGCTCCGTACCCTGCGGGCCGCCGTGATCGACCGCGAGGCGGACTGGTCGAAGGCGTACGACCGGTACTCCAGGACCATCGACGCCGCGTTCGCCGTGGACGGTGCCCTCTCCGGCATCCAGCGGGCCGACGTCGGCTCCGACGCGCGCGTGCTGCTCGAGTTCTCCCGGGCCGCCGAGGCGC is from Streptomyces seoulensis and encodes:
- a CDS encoding MHYT domain-containing protein encodes the protein MGHLDHAAFGWLTPVLSYAMACIGAALGLRCTVRALATTGRARRNWLITAASAIGTGIWTMHFVAMLGFRVSGTDIRYDVPLTILSLVVAMVVVCAGVFAVGYSKDRNRALLIGGLTTGLGVASMHYLGMAAVRLHGDVTYDPVLVGLSIVIAVVAATAALWAGLNIKSPLAVTLASLVMGAAVSSMHYSGMFAVSVDVSPSGATLPGATAMQFIFPLAVGLGSYLFITSAFVALSPTADERQASATAQRPVESTAR